The Liquorilactobacillus nagelii DSM 13675 DNA window AATAGATAACTAACCAAATCAGCAACCTCAGATAATTTTCCACTACGTCCTAAAGGAATTGTTGATGTATTACTATAACCCGCCCGCAACTGTTCAACTGTTTTATTTCTTGAATATGCCAAAGCTTCTTCATAAGCTAGTGTCCGCAAACCAGTTGCTTCCATAATTCCTGGGGCAACACCTACAACTCTAATATTATAGTGACCTAACTCCTTAGACCATGAACGAGTAAAACCATTTATCGCCCCCTTTGTTGCTGAGTAAACACTTTGACCCTCTGATCCTTCCAAGCCAGCTTCAGAGGACATATTAACAATGACTCCTCTTTTTTGTTTAACTAGGATACGTGCAACTGCCTGAGACATCAAAAACATGCTTTGAACATTTACAGCAAACATTTTTTGAAAATCATTAAGACCTAACTCAAATTTACTAGCTGTCTGCTTAGAATCAACCAACAACCGAGGTAAATTGATACCAGCATTATTAACTAAACCATCAATTTTTCCAAAACGTTCAAGTGCCTTTTCAATAACATGATCAACCATTTCCTTGTCAGTTAAATTAGTCTGAACATCCAACAATTGTTCACTTTTTAATTTGGATGAGTTCAAGTCAGCATTAACAACTTTAGCTCCTTGACTGAGTAGCTCAGTTACAATCGCATTACCAATTCCTGACGATCCTCCAGTTACAATAAAAACTTTATCTTTTATATCCATCCAATCTGTCATAAGATATTCTCCTCACATTAGTTAATGTTTGAGATTGCTAACGCTTACAAATGGATTATATCAAATAAATATCAAGAAAAGTAAATTTTCTATTTCTTTCACATATGTGAAAATGGTATAATAAAGAAAATATATTTAAGGAGAATTAAAATGAATGATAAGAAAAACACCTCTAAATATTTATCCCAACTAATAGCAGTTTCTAAAATGTATTACGAAAAAAATATGACTCAACAGCAAATAAGCGAAACAATTCACATGCATCGTACCGAAATCAGCCGTCTCTTAAAGGAAGCTCGAAAACTCGGAATTGTAAAATTTACAATCAACGATGGAATGCAAGATATTAGTACTTTGGAACACTTCTTTATTGAAAAATTCAATCTAAAGGATGCACTGATCGTCCCCACCAATGTCTATGAACAAAATGTACTTGAAAGTTTGGGAACTATTTCTGCAAAATACTTGGAAAAATTATTTCATTCAAATATGACAATTGGACTTTCTTGGGGAAAAACTGTTGCTGGCACCGTTAAAAAAGTTTCTTCCGAGCATCATTTAAAAAATACGACAGTCATTCCACTAATTGCTGGTCCGCTGGGAAAATTGCCGAATGACTACCATGCTAATACAATCGTCATCAAACTTTCACAAAAGTTGTCGGCAAATAAATCAACACTAGAAGCTCCAGCGATTGTCAGCTCTAAAGAAGTTATGCAAGAATTGCTCAATAATCCCAATAACCAATCAGTGGTTCAAAAATGGAATAAACTCGATGTAGCGATTGTAGGAATCGGAAGTGACTTAATTACTAATCAATCGCGCTGGAAAGCTTTTTATAAAGATACTAGTTTTGAAAATGAATTCAAAACTAGTGGTGGCGTTGGCGATATTTTGTCCCAACCTTTTGATTATGACGGAAGAATTGTCGATTTTTCTGCGAATATCATTTCTTTAAAGTTATCAGATTTAATGAACGTTCCTAACACTATTGCCATCGCTGAAGGAAATCTAAAAATCAAATCAATCATCGGTGCTTTAAGGACAGGAATAATCAATACTTTAA harbors:
- a CDS encoding SDR family oxidoreductase encodes the protein MTDWMDIKDKVFIVTGGSSGIGNAIVTELLSQGAKVVNADLNSSKLKSEQLLDVQTNLTDKEMVDHVIEKALERFGKIDGLVNNAGINLPRLLVDSKQTASKFELGLNDFQKMFAVNVQSMFLMSQAVARILVKQKRGVIVNMSSEAGLEGSEGQSVYSATKGAINGFTRSWSKELGHYNIRVVGVAPGIMEATGLRTLAYEEALAYSRNKTVEQLRAGYSNTSTIPLGRSGKLSEVADLVSYLLSDRSSYITGVTINVAGGKTRG
- a CDS encoding sugar-binding transcriptional regulator, with the translated sequence MNDKKNTSKYLSQLIAVSKMYYEKNMTQQQISETIHMHRTEISRLLKEARKLGIVKFTINDGMQDISTLEHFFIEKFNLKDALIVPTNVYEQNVLESLGTISAKYLEKLFHSNMTIGLSWGKTVAGTVKKVSSEHHLKNTTVIPLIAGPLGKLPNDYHANTIVIKLSQKLSANKSTLEAPAIVSSKEVMQELLNNPNNQSVVQKWNKLDVAIVGIGSDLITNQSRWKAFYKDTSFENEFKTSGGVGDILSQPFDYDGRIVDFSANIISLKLSDLMNVPNTIAIAEGNLKIKSIIGALRTGIINTLITTDLTAIKIKEELEKSQM